A single Sporosarcina sp. FSL W8-0480 DNA region contains:
- the mvaD gene encoding diphosphomevalonate decarboxylase has translation MKITARAHTNIALIKYWGKRNEQLFLPMNNSISITLDQFYTTTSVTFREDLMADSFILNGSEMDGQETGKISGYLNLIREKAGRSEYAVIESINNVPTAAGFASSASGFAALAAAATKAIGLNYSGADLSRIARFGSGSACRSIYGGFVEWNKGVLEDGTDSFAEQIIDESQWDVSILSVMVEPKPKKVLSREGMQRTVETSAFYSGWLETIDADLHFTREAIQERDFEKLGTVLEHNALKMHATMLGSNPPFFYWTGATLDVMHRVQELRDSGIQAYFTIDAGPNVKVICQPKDEQIVKMSMQQIPSVQDVFVCHPGPGVSYIAE, from the coding sequence ATGAAAATAACAGCAAGGGCTCATACAAATATAGCCTTAATCAAATATTGGGGAAAACGAAACGAACAATTGTTCTTGCCGATGAATAATAGCATTTCGATAACACTGGATCAGTTTTATACAACAACATCTGTTACTTTTCGTGAGGATTTAATGGCTGATTCATTCATCTTAAACGGAAGCGAAATGGATGGGCAAGAAACTGGTAAAATATCCGGATATCTGAATTTGATCCGTGAAAAGGCGGGGCGAAGTGAATATGCGGTTATCGAATCCATAAACAATGTCCCCACTGCAGCAGGTTTTGCGTCGTCTGCATCTGGTTTTGCCGCTTTGGCGGCAGCTGCAACAAAAGCAATTGGATTGAACTATAGCGGTGCAGACCTTTCAAGGATTGCACGTTTCGGCTCCGGCTCAGCATGCAGGTCTATCTATGGCGGATTTGTGGAGTGGAACAAAGGAGTTTTAGAGGACGGAACAGATTCATTTGCAGAGCAGATTATCGATGAATCTCAATGGGATGTAAGCATCCTTTCTGTCATGGTGGAACCTAAGCCGAAGAAAGTGTTAAGCAGGGAAGGTATGCAGCGAACTGTAGAGACCTCTGCATTTTATTCTGGATGGTTGGAAACAATTGACGCTGATTTGCACTTTACAAGGGAGGCAATCCAAGAACGGGATTTCGAGAAGTTAGGAACTGTTCTTGAACACAATGCACTGAAAATGCATGCAACGATGTTGGGTTCGAACCCACCTTTCTTCTATTGGACGGGAGCTACATTAGATGTCATGCACCGGGTGCAAGAGCTAAGGGACTCTGGTATTCAGGCGTACTTCACGATTGATGCCGGACCGAATGTCAAAGTGATTTGCCAACCGAAGGATGAACAAATCGTTAAAATGAGTATGCAGCAAATCCCAAGCGTCCAAGATGTGTTTGTTTGTCATCCCGGACCGGGAGTAAGTTATATTGCTGAATGA
- a CDS encoding phosphomevalonate kinase, translating to MDSLYHKIRVPGKLFIAGEYAVLEPDGQCIVVAVDRYVFAEVKKSEKNQIDLPQLGYSGITWNSEGQKLTFNVTGPKLNFIQNTVKICHHYIVESGVRPLPFNLSITSELDDVSGKKYGLGSSAAVVVAVVTAILESQKEAGVQSSKEMIFKLAAMAHFKTQGNGSCADIAASTYGGWLLYSPFYGDWLNTRLLLEEVNAYTLVKEPWPGLIIQTITPPEDLRLYIGWTGSEMRTSGMIRRIQDYKTTNPDDYQDFIKTSGEAVSSLVNSFAEEDTNLSLQSLKMNRNALAQICEQSDAGIETLKLKQLIEIANKYGVGKTSGAGGGDCGIAFIKNGQDSESLKEDWKEALIEPLDLQVATDGAMVCERGKM from the coding sequence ATGGACAGTTTATATCATAAAATCCGTGTACCTGGAAAGTTGTTTATCGCTGGAGAATATGCGGTTCTTGAACCCGATGGACAATGTATCGTTGTTGCTGTTGACAGGTATGTGTTTGCGGAAGTAAAAAAAAGCGAAAAAAATCAAATTGATCTTCCCCAATTAGGTTATTCGGGCATTACATGGAATTCTGAAGGTCAGAAATTAACCTTTAATGTAACGGGTCCAAAACTAAATTTCATTCAAAATACGGTGAAAATTTGTCACCATTATATCGTTGAATCAGGAGTTAGACCGTTGCCATTCAATTTATCAATTACAAGTGAATTGGATGACGTTTCGGGTAAAAAATATGGCCTTGGATCAAGTGCAGCGGTTGTCGTTGCTGTTGTTACTGCCATCCTTGAAAGTCAAAAAGAAGCCGGTGTCCAATCATCCAAAGAAATGATTTTCAAATTGGCAGCAATGGCTCATTTTAAAACACAAGGAAATGGGTCATGCGCCGATATCGCTGCATCCACGTATGGAGGCTGGCTGCTCTATAGCCCGTTTTATGGCGATTGGTTAAATACGCGTCTGTTGTTAGAGGAAGTGAACGCGTATACACTTGTCAAAGAACCTTGGCCTGGTCTAATTATCCAAACGATTACACCACCTGAAGATTTACGATTGTATATCGGGTGGACTGGTAGCGAGATGAGGACTTCCGGGATGATACGACGGATCCAGGATTATAAAACTACAAATCCCGATGACTATCAAGATTTCATAAAGACGAGTGGGGAGGCAGTATCCTCATTGGTAAATAGCTTTGCCGAAGAAGACACCAATCTTTCATTACAAAGCCTTAAGATGAACCGCAATGCTCTAGCTCAAATATGTGAACAATCGGATGCTGGAATTGAAACTTTGAAGTTAAAGCAGTTAATCGAAATTGCCAATAAATACGGTGTCGGAAAAACTTCCGGTGCGGGTGGCGGAGATTGCGGAATTGCATTTATAAAGAATGGACAAGATAGTGAGTCCTTAAAAGAAGATTGGAAAGAAGCTTTAATCGAACCATTGGATCTACAAGTTGCGACTGATGGAGCTATGGTTTGTGAAAGGGGGAAGATGTGA
- a CDS encoding LAGLIDADG family homing endonuclease yields MARNPGITDEKIIELYNSGLTYTELCSIIGLTASGIKYVLKKHGVEIKHTVGRPRIHQVNEDFFKTWSHEMAWVLGLVITDGTINKKVHSVYLSQKDEEILHKVAHLMGAEPRIAAPTGTRTTPMLIINSKVIKEDLEQMGIKPNKSYSTPFPIVPTEYLPAFVRGVIDGDGWFQDRGYVMNITTASNLFAQGLYQVLKDWDLRTEITSEKTKSNKVIYRVWVKGKHELPKLASIIYDDSEGLFIQYKKDRMCKHTITGQQILELE; encoded by the coding sequence ATGGCGAGAAATCCGGGTATAACAGATGAAAAGATCATTGAATTGTACAATAGTGGATTGACGTATACAGAGCTTTGTTCGATTATCGGCTTAACTGCGAGTGGGATTAAGTACGTATTAAAAAAACATGGTGTTGAAATAAAACATACTGTGGGACGTCCGCGCATACACCAAGTGAACGAAGACTTTTTTAAGACTTGGTCACATGAAATGGCATGGGTATTAGGGTTGGTCATAACTGATGGTACAATCAATAAAAAAGTGCATAGTGTTTATCTATCCCAAAAAGATGAGGAGATACTCCACAAAGTTGCACACTTAATGGGTGCCGAACCACGAATTGCAGCGCCGACAGGTACCAGGACAACTCCAATGTTAATCATTAATTCAAAAGTCATCAAAGAAGACTTGGAGCAAATGGGCATTAAACCAAACAAATCATATTCTACACCTTTTCCTATTGTACCGACTGAATATTTACCTGCGTTTGTTAGAGGTGTAATTGATGGAGATGGTTGGTTTCAGGACCGCGGATATGTCATGAATATAACTACAGCAAGTAATTTATTTGCACAAGGGCTCTATCAAGTATTAAAAGATTGGGATCTAAGAACAGAAATCACGAGCGAAAAAACCAAATCGAACAAAGTTATATATAGGGTTTGGGTAAAAGGAAAACACGAACTTCCAAAACTTGCGTCTATCATTTATGATGATTCAGAAGGTCTATTTATACAATACAAAAAAGATAGAATGTGTAAACACACTATCACAGGTCAACAAATTTTAGAATTGGAGTGA
- the parE gene encoding DNA topoisomerase IV subunit B produces MTKEQEVYAYDDDSIQVLEGLDAVRKRPGMYIGSTDSRGLHHLVYEIVDNAVDEALAGFGSEIDVTIHADGSIGIRDFGRGMPTGMHKTGKPTTEVILTVLHAGGKFGQGGYKTSGGLHGVGASVVNALSEWLEVTIFREGKKFRQRFENGGKPVTTLEEIGTTREKGTLIHFKPDPLIFSTIKYQYEILSERLRESAFLLKGLKIVLQEEGTEKHDVFHYESGIKAFIDYLNEEKDVLHEVAYLEGESEGIEVEFAFQFTDGYSETILSFVNNVRTKDGGTHETGAKTAMTRVFNEYARKTGLLKEKDKNLDGSDIREGVSAIVSVRIPEEILQFEGQTKGKLGTSEARTATDAIISQHLLYFLEENAELSANLIRKAVRAQQAREAARKAREDARSGKKRRRSDTLLTGKLTPAQSRNAAKNELYLVEGDSAGGSAKQGRDRTFQAILPLRGKVINTEKAKLEDIMKNEEINTIIHAIGGGVGADFQIDDIAYDKVIIMTDADTDGAHIQVLLLTFFYRYMKPLIEAGKVYIALPPLYKVFKGTGKKEVVEYAWTESDLDAAIKKVGRGYMLQRYKGLGEMNADQLWDTTMNPETRTLIRVTIEDGAQSERRVTTLMGDKVEPRRKWIESNVDFGTEEHNILENEHLHVDEGDYK; encoded by the coding sequence TTGACGAAAGAGCAAGAAGTATATGCATATGATGATGACTCCATCCAAGTCCTTGAGGGCCTTGATGCAGTTCGAAAAAGACCAGGGATGTATATTGGTTCAACCGACTCCCGTGGACTTCATCACCTTGTTTATGAAATTGTAGATAACGCGGTGGATGAGGCACTTGCAGGATTTGGTTCTGAAATAGATGTGACAATTCATGCAGATGGTAGTATTGGTATCCGAGACTTCGGACGAGGAATGCCTACTGGGATGCACAAAACTGGAAAACCGACAACGGAAGTCATTCTGACAGTCCTTCACGCGGGAGGGAAGTTTGGTCAAGGCGGTTATAAGACAAGTGGTGGTTTGCACGGAGTTGGTGCTTCTGTCGTTAATGCGTTATCGGAATGGCTTGAAGTGACGATCTTCCGTGAAGGTAAGAAATTTCGCCAACGCTTTGAAAACGGTGGAAAACCGGTTACTACATTGGAAGAGATCGGTACTACACGTGAAAAAGGTACTTTGATACATTTCAAACCAGATCCATTAATCTTTTCGACGATTAAATATCAGTATGAGATTCTATCAGAGCGTTTACGGGAATCAGCATTCCTTTTGAAAGGTTTGAAAATTGTTCTACAAGAAGAAGGAACTGAAAAGCACGACGTCTTTCATTATGAATCCGGTATTAAAGCTTTCATTGACTATCTAAATGAGGAAAAGGATGTTCTACATGAGGTCGCATACCTTGAAGGAGAGTCAGAAGGAATTGAAGTGGAATTTGCATTTCAGTTTACGGATGGCTATTCGGAAACGATTCTATCCTTCGTAAATAATGTGCGGACAAAAGACGGGGGAACACATGAAACCGGCGCAAAGACTGCAATGACTCGTGTTTTCAATGAATATGCAAGGAAAACCGGTTTATTAAAAGAGAAGGATAAGAACCTTGATGGTTCTGATATTCGTGAAGGGGTTTCTGCAATTGTTTCTGTCCGGATTCCTGAGGAGATTCTACAGTTTGAAGGTCAAACAAAAGGGAAGTTAGGGACAAGCGAAGCAAGAACCGCTACAGATGCAATCATTTCACAGCATCTTCTATATTTCCTTGAAGAGAACGCGGAACTGAGTGCCAATCTGATACGAAAAGCTGTGAGGGCACAACAAGCACGGGAAGCTGCGCGTAAGGCAAGAGAAGACGCACGTTCTGGAAAGAAACGTAGACGTTCCGATACTTTGTTAACAGGGAAACTAACTCCTGCCCAATCAAGAAATGCGGCAAAGAATGAACTATACCTTGTCGAAGGGGATTCAGCAGGGGGTTCCGCAAAACAGGGTAGGGATCGGACATTCCAAGCGATTTTGCCACTTCGGGGAAAAGTCATCAACACCGAAAAAGCAAAATTAGAAGATATAATGAAGAATGAGGAAATCAACACGATCATCCATGCAATTGGTGGGGGAGTCGGCGCGGATTTCCAAATTGACGATATCGCGTACGATAAAGTGATTATCATGACCGATGCGGATACTGACGGAGCGCATATACAAGTGCTTCTTCTAACATTCTTTTACCGCTATATGAAGCCTTTGATCGAGGCTGGAAAAGTGTATATCGCTTTGCCTCCGTTATATAAGGTCTTCAAAGGTACCGGTAAAAAAGAAGTGGTTGAATATGCATGGACTGAATCGGACCTTGACGCTGCCATTAAAAAGGTCGGACGTGGTTATATGCTTCAGCGCTACAAGGGACTTGGTGAAATGAACGCTGATCAACTTTGGGATACGACGATGAATCCTGAAACACGGACATTAATCAGGGTCACTATTGAAGATGGTGCTCAATCGGAAAGACGTGTGACAACACTAATGGGCGATAAAGTAGAACCAAGAAGGAAATGGATAGAAAGCAACGTGGATTTTGGAACTGAAGAACATAATATTTTGGAAAATGAACATTTGCATGTTGATGAGGGGGATTATAAATGA
- the parC gene encoding DNA topoisomerase IV subunit A has protein sequence MTSTERYQDLPLEEVIGDRFGRYSKYIIQDRALPDARDGLKPVQRRILYAMFHEGNTHDKAFRKSAKTVGNVIGNYHPHGDSSVYDAMVRMSQEWKLRHLMVEMHGNNGSVDGDPAAAMRYTEARLSAIAAEMLRDIGKETVEFVPNFDDTEPEPTVLPARFPNLLVNGSTGISAGYATDIPPHALHEVIDAVLMRMDNPNVTVDELMTVIKGPDFPTGAIIQGTGGIKTAYETGRGRFIIRAKSEIEPLKAGKSQIVITEIPYDVNKANLVKKIDELRVDRKMDGIADVRDESDRTGLRIVIELKKDMDGNAILQYLLKNTDLQVTYNFNMVAISNRRPTLMSLPMLLDAYIEHQKEVVTRRSKYDIQKAKDRLHIVEGLMKALSILDDVIKTIRASKDKRDAKNNIISKFGFTEVQAEAIVSLQLYRLTNTDITELKKEDAELRKLIEHLDAILKSDKKLSSVIKKELVDVRKQFSEQRRSVIEERIETIKVDLDILVPSEEVVVSVTKDGYVKRTSTRSYSASNGTGMDIKDSDYVIMESVMNTQHHILLFTSFGNYIYQPVHELPDIRWRDLGQHISSIISLEPNEEIIAAIGVDNFEEEKLILTVSDNGNIKLSKLSDFQVQRYSRTFKAMNIKKGNYMVDAQLVAGNEEVILFTEQAYALRFSLTELSVTGIRTAGVRGINVKAEDKLVSMIVIRDESESIFIATQRGSVKRMGLKEFELAARAQRGLVVLKELKTNPHRIVGTVPVKPSENVILSTNKDHKVTVEAGTLRLVERLSNGSSVLDESKEGTVVSVYKELTAEMKS, from the coding sequence ATGACTTCAACTGAGCGTTATCAAGATCTGCCCCTTGAAGAAGTAATTGGTGATCGTTTTGGCCGTTACAGTAAATATATTATTCAAGACCGCGCTTTACCTGATGCACGGGATGGTTTAAAACCTGTACAAAGACGTATTTTATACGCGATGTTCCATGAAGGGAATACACACGACAAAGCATTCCGGAAATCCGCAAAAACGGTCGGAAATGTTATCGGTAACTATCATCCTCATGGGGACTCATCCGTTTATGATGCAATGGTTCGTATGAGCCAAGAATGGAAGCTGCGTCATTTAATGGTAGAAATGCATGGAAATAACGGCTCTGTGGACGGCGATCCAGCAGCCGCCATGCGTTATACAGAGGCAAGACTTTCAGCGATTGCTGCGGAAATGTTACGAGATATCGGAAAGGAAACGGTGGAGTTTGTTCCGAACTTCGACGATACAGAGCCAGAACCAACAGTGCTTCCAGCTCGTTTTCCAAACTTGCTAGTAAACGGTTCAACTGGGATTTCTGCAGGGTATGCGACAGATATTCCACCACATGCCCTCCATGAAGTAATTGATGCCGTCCTGATGAGGATGGATAATCCGAATGTGACAGTCGATGAATTGATGACTGTTATTAAGGGCCCGGATTTTCCGACAGGTGCAATTATTCAAGGTACAGGTGGCATTAAAACCGCTTATGAGACAGGCAGAGGTCGCTTTATCATTCGAGCAAAATCTGAAATCGAACCGTTAAAAGCAGGCAAATCACAAATCGTCATCACCGAAATTCCTTACGATGTGAATAAAGCGAATTTAGTGAAGAAGATTGATGAGCTGCGTGTAGATCGAAAAATGGATGGCATTGCTGATGTAAGGGATGAATCCGACCGTACCGGCCTTCGAATTGTAATCGAATTGAAGAAAGATATGGATGGCAATGCCATTTTACAATATCTCTTAAAAAATACAGACCTTCAAGTGACATATAACTTCAATATGGTCGCAATATCAAACAGAAGACCGACATTAATGTCATTACCGATGCTATTGGACGCCTATATCGAACATCAAAAGGAAGTTGTTACAAGAAGATCGAAATACGATATCCAAAAAGCGAAAGATCGTTTGCATATTGTAGAAGGCCTTATGAAGGCTTTGTCCATTTTAGATGATGTGATTAAGACGATTCGCGCATCAAAGGACAAGCGTGATGCCAAAAACAATATCATTTCGAAATTTGGGTTTACCGAAGTACAGGCAGAAGCCATCGTTTCACTACAGTTATACAGGCTTACAAACACAGATATAACTGAACTGAAAAAAGAGGACGCTGAGCTTCGGAAATTGATTGAACATCTTGATGCAATCTTGAAAAGTGACAAAAAGCTTTCCTCAGTCATCAAAAAAGAATTAGTGGATGTTCGTAAGCAGTTTTCCGAACAGAGAAGATCGGTAATTGAAGAGAGAATCGAGACGATCAAGGTTGACCTCGATATCCTTGTCCCAAGTGAAGAAGTTGTTGTTTCGGTAACAAAGGATGGATATGTGAAGAGAACGAGCACTCGTTCGTATAGCGCTTCAAATGGCACTGGTATGGATATTAAGGATTCAGATTATGTCATTATGGAATCCGTCATGAATACACAGCATCATATTCTACTCTTCACGTCATTCGGTAATTACATTTATCAGCCAGTTCACGAATTACCGGATATAAGGTGGCGTGATTTAGGACAGCATATTTCAAGCATCATTTCGCTTGAACCGAATGAAGAGATCATTGCAGCAATTGGCGTAGATAACTTTGAAGAGGAAAAATTGATTTTAACTGTATCGGATAATGGAAATATTAAACTATCTAAGCTCTCCGATTTCCAAGTTCAGCGTTATTCACGAACTTTTAAAGCAATGAATATTAAAAAGGGCAATTATATGGTTGATGCGCAGTTAGTGGCTGGAAACGAAGAAGTTATTTTATTTACCGAACAGGCATACGCGTTACGTTTTTCACTCACTGAACTGTCGGTCACTGGCATTCGCACGGCTGGCGTACGTGGTATTAATGTAAAAGCTGAAGATAAGCTTGTGTCAATGATTGTCATTCGGGATGAATCAGAATCCATATTCATCGCTACACAGCGTGGATCTGTCAAACGAATGGGGCTAAAAGAGTTTGAGTTAGCCGCGAGAGCACAACGTGGTTTGGTTGTGTTGAAAGAACTGAAAACGAATCCTCATCGGATTGTAGGAACTGTACCTGTAAAACCAAGTGAAAATGTGATCTTATCGACGAATAAAGATCATAAAGTAACCGTTGAAGCAGGAACATTAAGACTTGTCGAGCGTCTATCGAACGGAAGTTCCGTTTTGGATGAAAGTAAGGAAGGAACTGTCGTTTCAGTCTACAAAGAATTAACAGCAGAAATGAAATCTTAA
- a CDS encoding MFS transporter — MWRNRNVWIILSGEMIAGLGLWTGIIGNLEFLQEKVPSDFVKALILSIGLLAGIIAGPLAGRIIDQSKKKTILIAAGFGRLFSVVFMLLAISTGSVWWMVAFIITIQLSATFYFPALQSTIPLIVKDDDLLTMNGMHMNVATIARVAGTALAGVILVYWSLASLYWVSMLAYALLLGFTMLLKVDEEKEGRGEKGKKEKGGFIEVFPVLKAFPAVGMTLVMTMIPLLFIGSFNLIVINISEIQDSSSIKGLIYTFEGIAFMIGSFVVKILTRKWKTTVILFFFASMVAIAEFMLYFADNIVITLAAFAVLGFALGCFFPTAMVIFQKQMPKAYHGRFFSFRNMLERVMFQIVLLSAGAFLDILGLQTMVIIFGMISLSLTLLFFIQMKRRNIILEHQIKAEPAAEII, encoded by the coding sequence ATGTGGAGAAATCGGAACGTTTGGATTATCCTAAGTGGGGAAATGATAGCCGGTCTTGGATTATGGACAGGGATAATCGGAAATTTAGAGTTTTTACAAGAAAAAGTCCCTTCCGATTTTGTAAAAGCACTGATCCTTTCCATTGGTTTATTAGCAGGTATTATTGCCGGACCGCTCGCAGGAAGAATCATAGACCAATCAAAAAAGAAAACAATATTAATCGCTGCAGGCTTTGGTAGACTGTTTAGTGTCGTATTTATGCTATTAGCCATCTCTACCGGATCTGTCTGGTGGATGGTCGCTTTCATCATTACAATTCAACTATCAGCAACATTCTATTTTCCAGCATTACAATCTACTATTCCTCTAATCGTAAAAGATGACGATTTACTAACAATGAACGGAATGCATATGAACGTTGCTACGATTGCCCGTGTTGCCGGAACAGCACTGGCCGGTGTCATACTTGTGTACTGGTCATTGGCATCACTTTATTGGGTTTCTATGTTGGCGTATGCCTTGCTATTAGGCTTTACGATGCTTTTGAAAGTAGATGAGGAGAAAGAGGGAAGGGGAGAGAAAGGAAAAAAGGAGAAAGGCGGCTTTATAGAAGTATTTCCCGTCCTAAAGGCATTTCCAGCTGTCGGAATGACTCTTGTTATGACGATGATTCCTTTATTATTTATAGGATCCTTTAATCTGATTGTCATTAATATTAGTGAAATCCAAGATTCTTCATCAATAAAAGGGCTGATTTATACTTTTGAAGGTATAGCTTTCATGATTGGTTCTTTTGTCGTTAAAATTCTAACAAGAAAATGGAAAACCACGGTTATTTTATTTTTCTTTGCATCTATGGTCGCTATAGCAGAATTCATGCTGTATTTTGCTGATAATATTGTAATAACTTTGGCAGCATTTGCGGTGTTAGGATTTGCGTTAGGATGCTTTTTTCCAACGGCAATGGTTATTTTTCAAAAACAAATGCCAAAAGCGTATCATGGACGTTTTTTCTCATTCAGAAACATGTTGGAAAGAGTCATGTTCCAAATTGTCTTATTAAGTGCAGGAGCATTTTTAGACATTCTAGGATTGCAGACAATGGTGATCATTTTTGGAATGATAAGTTTAAGTTTGACGTTGTTATTTTTCATTCAAATGAAACGAAGGAATATAATTTTGGAACACCAAATAAAAGCAGAACCTGCAGCGGAAATCATCTGA
- the fni gene encoding type 2 isopentenyl-diphosphate Delta-isomerase produces MTDSINQRKAEHIQITLNEKVTGNEITTGLERVHFIHNALPEIDFPEISIESEFVGLKRPTPFMISSMTGGAAFAETINRNLAIAAEEKGWIFALGSMRALIESDEHRSSFQVREYAPSVPIIANLGAVQLNYGFGVDKCRQIIEMSDANMLVLHLNSIQEVIQPNGDLNFKDLLVKIEELTKTVGVPVGVKEVGWGIDGQTAKKLCDVGISFIDVAGAGGTSWSQVEKYRSNDPIKRAAAETFSVWGNPTVDCIVSVREEIGNQSIVASGGMYTGLDAAKSIALGADVVGFGRSILKEATQSVEDVIQVMETKELELRIAMFGVGAASIEELKNSERVVYTKR; encoded by the coding sequence ATGACAGATTCAATTAACCAACGGAAAGCGGAACATATACAAATAACGCTTAATGAAAAAGTGACTGGTAATGAAATAACAACAGGATTAGAAAGAGTGCATTTCATACATAATGCACTTCCTGAAATCGATTTTCCTGAAATCTCAATTGAAAGCGAGTTTGTAGGGCTTAAGCGACCAACACCTTTCATGATCAGCTCGATGACTGGAGGGGCTGCATTCGCTGAGACGATTAACCGAAATTTAGCGATTGCTGCAGAAGAGAAAGGCTGGATTTTCGCTCTTGGATCCATGCGAGCACTCATTGAAAGCGATGAACATCGCTCCTCGTTCCAAGTTAGGGAGTATGCACCATCCGTTCCGATTATCGCGAATTTGGGTGCTGTCCAATTAAATTACGGGTTCGGAGTCGACAAATGCCGTCAGATCATCGAAATGTCGGATGCAAACATGTTAGTGTTGCATTTGAATAGCATCCAGGAAGTCATTCAACCGAATGGTGATTTGAATTTCAAGGATTTATTAGTGAAAATCGAAGAACTTACAAAAACAGTAGGTGTGCCTGTTGGTGTGAAAGAAGTAGGGTGGGGTATTGACGGTCAAACGGCTAAAAAGCTATGTGACGTTGGTATTTCATTTATTGACGTAGCTGGAGCCGGTGGAACTTCTTGGAGCCAAGTTGAAAAGTATCGTTCTAATGATCCAATTAAACGCGCTGCGGCTGAAACATTCAGTGTTTGGGGCAATCCGACGGTAGATTGTATTGTATCGGTCCGAGAAGAGATTGGCAATCAGTCGATTGTAGCAAGTGGCGGCATGTACACAGGGCTCGATGCAGCTAAATCGATTGCTTTAGGTGCTGATGTCGTAGGTTTCGGTAGATCCATACTGAAAGAAGCTACTCAATCCGTTGAAGACGTGATTCAAGTGATGGAAACGAAGGAGCTTGAGCTACGCATAGCAATGTTCGGCGTCGGCGCTGCATCCATTGAAGAGTTGAAAAATAGTGAGAGAGTTGTTTATACGAAGCGTTAA
- a CDS encoding rRNA methyltransferase — protein MWKLVNGKLQQTTDMSRVKFRTTISKALIDELSILAKNNNTHVNYLIESGFVNFLDNGEEITFTKDQRPKDRAHYKTTYDKELLEAIKEVAKANELYINDVIEYSTKYIDVENSKNSNYRYRIEV, from the coding sequence ATGTGGAAACTTGTTAATGGAAAATTACAGCAAACTACAGATATGAGTAGAGTTAAATTTAGAACAACGATAAGTAAAGCATTGATTGATGAATTATCGATTTTAGCGAAGAACAATAATACACATGTTAATTATCTAATAGAAAGTGGTTTTGTAAACTTCTTGGATAACGGTGAGGAAATAACCTTTACTAAGGATCAGCGGCCGAAGGATCGGGCACATTACAAAACAACATATGATAAAGAGTTGTTAGAAGCAATTAAAGAGGTTGCAAAAGCAAATGAGTTATATATAAATGACGTTATCGAATATAGCACAAAATACATCGATGTTGAAAACAGCAAAAATAGTAACTATCGATATAGAATAGAGGTATAA